The genomic DNA CGACGTGAAGGTTACGCTCCAGAACGTGAACGAGGATCCGGAAATCAAGTGCATTGTGGGCGATACCAAGTGCAACGGCCCGTTCGAGATTGACGAAAATTCGAAGACCGGTACTGAAATCCATACATTCGCGATTACGGATGTGGATGCAAACGATGCCGGCAAGTTGACTGTTGCGCTCACCGATTCTGTGCCCGGCGGCATTGCGGCTACGCTCTTTGACGTGAAACTGAACGACGACCATACGGAAGTGACCGTCGTTGTTAAGGATAGTGCCAAGCTCAACTATGAAGCGGTGGATTCCTCTTACGTGGTTGTCCTGACGGTCAAGGACGTTGGCGGTAAGACTGATACGCTCATCCGCACAATCAATATCAGGGACGTGAACGAAAAGCCGACGATTGCCGACAAGAGCATCTCTCAGCCCGAGAACCTTGCGAAGGATGCCGTTGTGGCAGAGCTTTCCGCGACGGATCCTGATACGAAGCACGTGGTAGATTTTGGCCACCTGGAATACTCCGTCATTACTCCGGACATGCCGTTCTACATGGATTCGAACAAGGTCAAGGTTGCTGATTCGACAAAGATTGACTTCGAAACGACTCCTGTGTTCACCTTCAAGGTGAAGGTGGAAAACTGTGAGAAGAACGCCTCTACGGGCAGGTACACAGAACGTTGCCTTGCCGATACCGCTACCGTGAAGATTACGCTCACGAACGTGAACGAGAATCCGGAAATCAAGTGCATTGTGGGCGATACCAAGTGCAATGGCCCGTTCGAGATTGACGAAAATTCGAAGACCGGTACTGAAATCCATACATTCGCGATTACGGATGTGGATGCAAACGATGCCGGCAAGTTGACTGTTGCGCTCGCCGATTCTGTGCCCGGCGGCATTGCGGCTACGCTCTTTGACGTGAAACTGAACGACGACCATACGGAAGTGACCGTCGTTGTTAAGGATAGTGCCAAGCTCAACTATGAAGCGGTGGATTCCTCTTACGTGGTTGTCCTGACGGTCAAGGACGTTGGCGGCAAGACTGATACGCTCATCCGCACGATCAATATCAGGGACGTGAACGAGAAGCCGACGATTGCCGACAAGAGCGTGAAGCAGCCGGAAAACTTCCCGAAGGATTCCGTGATTGCGGAAGTCTCTGCGACGGATCCTGATACGAAGCATGTGGATGATTACGGCCACCTGGATTACTCCATCATTACTCCGGACATGCCGTTCTACATGGATTCGAACAAGGTTAGGGTAGGCGATTCTACTAAGCTTGACTTCGAAACGACTCCGGTGTTCACCTTCAAGGTGGAAGTGAAGAACTGCGAGAAGAACGCCTCTACGGGTAGGTACACGGATCGTTGCCTTGCCGATACCGCTACTGTGGTTATCGAACTTAAGGATGTCAACGAAACTCCGAAGATTATCATTGATGACGATGACGACGGTGACGACGATACCGATTCTCTCTGTGTCGCGTTCTGCGATACGACCAGCCGCGGTCACACCGATGATAGCACTCTTACCGTATTTATCAACGAGAACAGTGCAGACGGGGCGAAGGTGTTTGCCTACGTGGTTTCGGACGAGGATGCCGGTGACTTGGCTAACCTCACGCCGAGCCTGAAGGATAATAACGGGACTGGCGTGGATAGCCTCTTCAAGGCCGCGATTGTGGTCGAAGGCGGCAAGACCAAGCTGGCCGTTATTGTGCCCGATGGTTCGAAACTTGACTTTGAAAAGGTCAAGCCGCTGCACGAGGTGACTGTGTATGTTACCGACCCAGATGGCCTGCAGGATTCTATTGTCCGCAGAATCCAGGTTATCGACGTGAACGAGGCTCCGACTGTTGAAGATGCTGTGTTTGCCGTGGAAGAAAATTCCAAGAAGGGCGACTCTGTCGGTGTCGTTGTGGCTAGCGACCCGGATGTGCTGAACCCGGAATTCGGTACGCTCTATTACTCGCTGCTCGATTCCACTGAGGGCGCGGCAAGCAAGTTCAATATCGATAATACAGGAAAGATTACGGTTGCCGAAAATGCCGGCCTCAACTACGAACAGGATTCCGTGTTCTACGTGAAGGTCCGCGTTACGGACAGCACCCTTTCCGATACGGCCCTTGTGACCATCAAGCTCAAGGATACCGACGAAACGCCGAAGATTATTGTTGACGACGATGACGATGGCGACGACGATACCGATACGCTCTGCATTGCTCATTGCGATACGACCAACCGCGGCTCGGGCGACGAACATGGCAAGAACATCTTGACCGTGGGCGTCAATGAAAATTCCCCGACGGGTACGGTTGTTATGGAATACTTCGTGTATGACGAAGATGCCGACGATGTTGATTCGCTTGTCCCGTCGCTGGGCCTGATTGGTACCAACGTGACGACTGGCGTTACTGTCGACGACATCTTTGAAATCAACAAGGTGAAGGATGGTGACCGTTGGAAGATTGTCGTGACGGTCAAGGATTCCGACCTTCTCAACTACGAAGAACTCCGTGCCGCGCAGTCCAGCAACGATCCTGAACCGCAGTACACTGTGGCTGTGATTGTCTCGGAACCGAACGGCCACAAGGCTGAACTGAAGGATACGATTATCCGCGTCATTGAAATCCGCGATATGAACGAATCTCCGCTCTTCACTGTGGAAACATGTGAAATTGCCGAGAACAACCAGATTGGCGATTCCCTTGGCCGTGTTGAACACCCGAGCGATATCGACTCGATGTCCAGGATTGTCGACTACTACGACAACCGCTTCAAGCTGGTCGGCGGCGATACGGCCCTGTTCGACCTGAGGTACGACGAGCCGATTGACGGTCGCCCGAACATCACGCTTGTGGCTAAGGTCGTGTTCGACTGCGAATCGGAACCGTACAAGGACAAGTGCGGCCTGGATAGCGCGTTCCACGTCGTGATTGATTACTTCGACAAGAACGATACGACCATCAAGATGACGAAGGATGTGCCTATCAAGCTTATCGACGTGAACGAGAAGCCGAAGATCACCACGGATTCTGTGGATGTCAAGGAAAATGTGGAGAAGGGCACCGTTGTTGATACCATCAAGGCTACTGACCCCGATGTGTACGACTCCGTGCTGACCTACACTTTGGTCGAAGACAAGAGCGGCTGCTTCGAGGTCTCCGAACGTGGCGTAATTACGGTCAAGGTGGACAACTGCCCGGCTCTGGATTACGAGAAGAACCATGAACTCCCGATTACGGTGAAGGTAACCGACAACGGTACCGACGGCGAAGGCGATAATACCTTGTCCGATACCAAGACGATTATCGTGAAGATTACCGACGTGAACGAGAAGCCGGATATCCCGGATCAGGCCATCACGGTTTCGGAAGATGCGAAGATCGGTACCGAGGTGGGCGAAATCGAGGCGACGGACCCGGATACCTCGAAGGCCTACGGTACCTTGACCTACGAGCTCGTGGAAGAAAGCGAGACGTTCGAGGTCAAGGAAGACGGTACGATTATCCTCAAGGATTCTCTTGACTACGAGAAGGATTCTATCTACACCATCAAGGTGCGTGTGACCGACGGCGAACTTTCGGATACGGCGACTGTCACTATCAAGATTGGCAACGTCATCGAAACGCCTGAAGTCGAGATTACGATTGCCGAGACGGTGGATTCGACCTGGAAGAGCCCGGATACGCTCTACATCAATACGACCGACCTTTGCGTCGAATGGGAAGCCCGTAACAAGAAGAGCGGCGCTACGCTGAAGGATACTACCGAATGCATGCTGCTCGAAGAGGGCGAGAACATTATTGTCAAGAAGTTCGAAGACCCGTCGATGGACTTCCCGGGCTACGATACGCTCGTGGTCTACGTGAGCAAGGCTACTCCGATTGTCTCTATCCGCAAGGCGGAAGACGATGCTAGTGTGCCGAACATCTTCACGGTGGTGGAGGAATCCGCGCAGGCCGATACGGCGTTCTATGTGAACGAACGCAAGAACGACATCATTGTTACGGTAACGGATCCGGAATCCGGCTCTAAGGAAACGTTCACCACGAAGATTGAACTCGATACCGTGAGCGTGCCGAAGAAGACCTTTACGGGCACGATGTCCGAGATTACCGACTTTAGCCTTGCACTTACCGACAATCCCTCTTCGGGCACGAGCCGCACGCCCGTGAACGGCGAGAAGGTTGCCGTCTCTTACACGGAAGTGGTGAACGGCCACACGGTGACCGTGACCTACTACACCGACGACAAGGGCGAGATGATTGCCAATGCCGATGGCGTTGTCGAGATGACGGTTGCCTACAAGGATACTATCGGTGGCCACGAGGTGACGATTTCTTATCAGGCCGACGCTGTAACGGGCGCTGTCATCAAGACTTCTGGCGGCTACGCCAAGCCGGAAGATTCTGCTATCGAAAGCAGCAGTTCGGGCAAGGGCGGCTCCTCTTCTTCGGGCAAGGATGACAAGTCCAGTTCTTCGAAGGGCGGCGACAAGAAGTTCGAAAACGAGGTGGTTTACACCGTGTCTTACGAGACGGTTGACGAGGCTGGCAATGCGATGACTGTTTCTTATGGCGTGGATGCCGAGGGCAACATCGTCCGTAACGAAGACGGCAACATCGGCTACCTGCTGACCTACACCTACAAGAACAAGTTCGGCAATACCGGCACGCAGTCGCTGTTCATCGTGCTCGACCAGGTGCCGCCGAAGGTCAAGATTCTCTACCCGACCGAAGGCGAGGTCATCTACTCGAACTTTGTCGACGTGAAGTGGACCGTGGATATTGGCGACGGCAAGGGCCCGATTGTTCAGGATACCCTCGTTACGCAGAGCCTTAACAAGGGTGGAAATGTAATCGTTCGCTTCTACCGCGACAAGGCTGGCAACGAAGCTAGCGATACCATCCGCGTTATCATGAAGAACGCGAAGGACGTGGATATCGCTATCGAGAAGCCGGTTACCGAAGTCACGCAGGATCTTGTGGCCGAGTACTACGCTACTCACGAGCCGGAAGACAACCAGACCTTCGCTGTAACCATCTACAACCCGAAGACGGACAAGGAAGTCGAAACTGTCATCGGTGGTGGGTTCGATAACAAGCCGGGTACCGGCGATGAACCGTATCCGGGCCTCACGGGCCACCTTGGCCCGACTCTCGGAATCGAGACGAAGGTGCCTACCGTGAATGCTGTGGGCGGCCTTGCCACGCTCGACGACATCATCGGCAAGGATGGCCTTGTACCGCTCGAAGGTGTTGAAGCCAACTCCAGTAAGAAGGTCAGTGTTGAGGAATATGTTCGCGACTACTGTACCGACGAGTTCGCTGAGAATGTTGGCTCTGACCTTTCTCGCGTGAACCTCTACAAGACCAAGATGTATGTGAAGGTCTGGATCTACACGACCCTGGGCGACTTTGTGGACTACTACACGTTCACTCAGGAACTGGACAATCCGGACTACATGAGCGATGCAGGCCTCTTGACGCTGTACTTCGAAATGAAGCCGGATAGGGATGGCAACGTTCGCACGGCTTCGGGCCGACTCCTGGGTACGGGCGCGTATGTCTACCGCACTGAGGTCGAGATGAAGTCCACGCTGCGCTGCTCCGTGCCTCCGTTCACGCAGAACGCAAAGGGTGGCTGGGAACCGGAAAAGCCGTCCAACAAGGTGGGCTCGGCACGCTCTGTGAAGGAAGACATGCTGAAGAACTTCGGTTACAAGCGCCCCGAAAAGAAGTAACCGCAGCAATCGCAGACCTTCAATATTTCTCCCCGCCTCGTGCGGGGATTTTTTATTATTGGAAATATGCTTATAGGTTGCCATCTTTCTAGTGCTGCAGGCTTCAAGGCGATGGGCGAGGACGCCCTCTCCATAGGGGCCAATGTGTTCCAGTTCTTTACCCGCAACCCGCGCGGCGGGAGTGCGAAACCTTTTGACAAGGCCGATGCCGACGCGTTGGTGCAGTTGATGCGCGAAAACAAGTTCGGGCCCGCGCTTGCGCATGCACCCTACACGCTGAACCCGTGTGCGGCGGACCCGGGGTTGCGCGACTATGCCCGCGACGTGATGAAGGATGACCTGTGGCGCATGGACCACTTTCCGGGCGCGATGTACAACTTCCACCCCGGAAGCCACGTGAAGCAGGGGGCCGAAAGGGGCATCGAACTGATTGCTGAGCACCTGAACGCGATACTG from Fibrobacter sp. UWR3 includes the following:
- a CDS encoding cadherin repeat domain-containing protein, whose amino-acid sequence is MSNAEYSGNLLFYTSKDIQWDYWKDASFQGTWMTTGKLTVGGHFKLAGQLVANQLQFQADIKGDFKYMPFDPPWIDINPEARSWGTVYEGVSGPQPLSIVLNEPPTTDVSFKYCFVFDGDQANNKDTDPDSLNAWASLADVVTSAIPVCNGTSVYETVEFPKGHTVPTKTVTVSVQNDLVEEWTEFFKIRVFDMVGAVLPNKKREGEFLIEIDDDDKAPKGKDTVFVGVEDTDSPFSKFPATTGNGAALDEYEVKIESLPMKNGNVVGTLTYDGAVVDAATIAAGLIISNADLGKLVYHGEDNAFGTNLASFTYRVISKDVSAVAANTVTINLQAVNDKPIAHDTVYTINENVAAGTAAAGKIRMEDVDDTQFTYAFDTNDPKYTTVNSIFAIDATTGAITVKNAGLDYEALNADTTMVIKVIVTDAASTSMPEGAGKLADTSIVTIKVVDVNEAPVVRDTAFTVDENVPAGTEVGTLEASDPDIRNSDFGTLYFSIDENADGNPATNVPFAIDNDGKITVTADDALDFETKPTWVIHVTVTDGFIPQTVEVVINLNDLNEPPHIDDILDQYVVAEHSANGWPITSPAIKISDPDVGDSQSTLSARIEGRNTSDAMAEQLFEATVAAAQDGSLKIMITVKDSAKLNYETLLASGADTVSYEIRLILTDREGTGFADTASTTIYVKDINERPTAQDGNFTIAENSDAGTVVGQVVASDPDTAHAAYGTLYYSFMTETTQFVIDEATGVITVAEGAVLDYETTPDHKITLLVAVTDNEYTETVTVTVTLTEVNENPEIVCIAGDDNCNGPFKINENSPQATVIHSFAISDVDAGDVGRLTATLSDNGTTGADSLFTVVVNDAQTMVSIVLIDSARLDFEKINATHEVVITVVDGSGLTDTLIREIQVNDVNEAPVIANKNFTPDENIENDELVGEMTVKEPDSKNVEFRHLDFSIIESVPFYMDSNKVKVGDASLLDFETTPEYTFRVVVKNCEKNASTGNYTERCLADTADVKVTLQNVNEDPEIKCIVGDTKCNGPFEIDENSKTGTEIHTFAITDVDANDAGKLTVALTDSVPGGIAATLFDVKLNDDHTEVTVVVKDSAKLNYEAVDSSYVVVLTVKDVGGKTDTLIRTINIRDVNEKPTIADKSISQPENLAKDAVVAELSATDPDTKHVVDFGHLEYSVITPDMPFYMDSNKVKVADSTKIDFETTPVFTFKVKVENCEKNASTGRYTERCLADTATVKITLTNVNENPEIKCIVGDTKCNGPFEIDENSKTGTEIHTFAITDVDANDAGKLTVALADSVPGGIAATLFDVKLNDDHTEVTVVVKDSAKLNYEAVDSSYVVVLTVKDVGGKTDTLIRTINIRDVNEKPTIADKSVKQPENFPKDSVIAEVSATDPDTKHVDDYGHLDYSIITPDMPFYMDSNKVRVGDSTKLDFETTPVFTFKVEVKNCEKNASTGRYTDRCLADTATVVIELKDVNETPKIIIDDDDDGDDDTDSLCVAFCDTTSRGHTDDSTLTVFINENSADGAKVFAYVVSDEDAGDLANLTPSLKDNNGTGVDSLFKAAIVVEGGKTKLAVIVPDGSKLDFEKVKPLHEVTVYVTDPDGLQDSIVRRIQVIDVNEAPTVEDAVFAVEENSKKGDSVGVVVASDPDVLNPEFGTLYYSLLDSTEGAASKFNIDNTGKITVAENAGLNYEQDSVFYVKVRVTDSTLSDTALVTIKLKDTDETPKIIVDDDDDGDDDTDTLCIAHCDTTNRGSGDEHGKNILTVGVNENSPTGTVVMEYFVYDEDADDVDSLVPSLGLIGTNVTTGVTVDDIFEINKVKDGDRWKIVVTVKDSDLLNYEELRAAQSSNDPEPQYTVAVIVSEPNGHKAELKDTIIRVIEIRDMNESPLFTVETCEIAENNQIGDSLGRVEHPSDIDSMSRIVDYYDNRFKLVGGDTALFDLRYDEPIDGRPNITLVAKVVFDCESEPYKDKCGLDSAFHVVIDYFDKNDTTIKMTKDVPIKLIDVNEKPKITTDSVDVKENVEKGTVVDTIKATDPDVYDSVLTYTLVEDKSGCFEVSERGVITVKVDNCPALDYEKNHELPITVKVTDNGTDGEGDNTLSDTKTIIVKITDVNEKPDIPDQAITVSEDAKIGTEVGEIEATDPDTSKAYGTLTYELVEESETFEVKEDGTIILKDSLDYEKDSIYTIKVRVTDGELSDTATVTIKIGNVIETPEVEITIAETVDSTWKSPDTLYINTTDLCVEWEARNKKSGATLKDTTECMLLEEGENIIVKKFEDPSMDFPGYDTLVVYVSKATPIVSIRKAEDDASVPNIFTVVEESAQADTAFYVNERKNDIIVTVTDPESGSKETFTTKIELDTVSVPKKTFTGTMSEITDFSLALTDNPSSGTSRTPVNGEKVAVSYTEVVNGHTVTVTYYTDDKGEMIANADGVVEMTVAYKDTIGGHEVTISYQADAVTGAVIKTSGGYAKPEDSAIESSSSGKGGSSSSGKDDKSSSSKGGDKKFENEVVYTVSYETVDEAGNAMTVSYGVDAEGNIVRNEDGNIGYLLTYTYKNKFGNTGTQSLFIVLDQVPPKVKILYPTEGEVIYSNFVDVKWTVDIGDGKGPIVQDTLVTQSLNKGGNVIVRFYRDKAGNEASDTIRVIMKNAKDVDIAIEKPVTEVTQDLVAEYYATHEPEDNQTFAVTIYNPKTDKEVETVIGGGFDNKPGTGDEPYPGLTGHLGPTLGIETKVPTVNAVGGLATLDDIIGKDGLVPLEGVEANSSKKVSVEEYVRDYCTDEFAENVGSDLSRVNLYKTKMYVKVWIYTTLGDFVDYYTFTQELDNPDYMSDAGLLTLYFEMKPDRDGNVRTASGRLLGTGAYVYRTEVEMKSTLRCSVPPFTQNAKGGWEPEKPSNKVGSARSVKEDMLKNFGYKRPEKK